A DNA window from Daucus carota subsp. sativus chromosome 3, DH1 v3.0, whole genome shotgun sequence contains the following coding sequences:
- the LOC135151488 gene encoding uncharacterized protein LOC135151488 — protein sequence MPFGLLNAGATYQRLVNKMFKDQIGRTIEVYVDDMLVKSKEAYDHVTHLSEMFDILRDYRMKLNPQKCVFRVESGRVAALNRFISKSSDRCREFFASIKKGQKFEWTTECEAAFLKLKEQLGSPPLLAKPTEGEALILYLGVSEFSISAVLIKEEEQAQQPVYYVSKRLLDAETRYSNMEKLAYALILASRKLRPYFQAHKIEVRTSFPLRQVLHKSEASGRIMKWAVELVSPKGHKLQSSIHFDFKATNNDAKYEALIAGLKLALEMGVENMNVYIDFMLVVWHIRGGFQARGPRTDLYMRYAQELIGKFREIKLEQIPRSENADADALAKLGSQRDAHMLGVIPLEIQHHPSIPKIEVMDVEVDESDLWTTPIHEYIANRTLPTDKDEARKLRYKAAHCQRFSNTNKSPAVPLKTLTSPWPFAVWGIDLIGELPKGKGGVKYAVVAVDYFTKWAEAEPLTSITARKLVDFVYRAIVYRYGVPYKLISDNGKQFDSNEMMNFCEHLGIKKGFSTVCHPQSNGQTEAVNKIIKHTLKAKLEEKKGCWPEELPMVLWSYNTTPRSTTGETPFTLTYGCEAMVPVEVGAVSFRRDNYDPENNEVNHRLYLDLIEEVRDTAQLKLAAYQQRTRKYFDKKLPRFWAYSSPSRLKPIEAFKAEGLSRLSGLEPIQALTAYLVELFQSLLGGIIARLTLKSYLAAYTWRLF from the exons atgccgtttggtttactaaatgctggggctacatatcaaaggctggtcaataagatgtttaaggaTCAGATTGGGAGAACAATTGAagtgtatgtggatgacatgctagtaaaatcaaaggaagcttatgatcatgttacacacttatcagaAATGTTCGACATATtgagggattacaggatgaagttgaatccccaaaaatgcgtattcagggttgaatccg gtcgggttgccgccctaaaccggtttaTCTCAAAGTCCTCAGACAGATGTAGAGAATTCTTTGCAtccataaaaaaggggcaaaaatttgaatggacgacagaatgcgaggctgccttcctgaagctgaaggagcaacttggaagcccgccacTGTTAGCCAAACCAACtgagggtgaagccttgatcctttacctaggggtttccgagttctcaattagcgctgtcctgatcaaggaggaagagcaagcccaacagccagtatactaCGTGAGCAAAAGActacttgatgctgaaacccgctactcaaatatggagaagttagcctatgcactaattttggcttctCGCAAActaaggccttactttcaggctcacaagattgaagtgcgaacatccttccccctcagacaggtcttgcacaagTCGGAAGCCTCTGGAAGgatcatgaaatgggcagtcgagctag tcagtccgaaaggccataagctgcaaagctccattcatttcgactttAAAGCCACCAACAATGACGCGAAGTATGAAGCCCTGATAGCTGGGCTGAAGCTAGCCTTGGAGATGGGGGTGGAAAACATGAATGTTTACATTGATTttatgctggtagtctggcacatccgaggaggcttccaagctaggggtccccgtaccgatctctatatgcggtatgcccaggaattaattgggaaattcagggaaatcaagctagagcaaataccaagatCTGAGAATGCAGATGCAGATGCCTTGgccaaattaggctctcagagggatgcacacatgcttggggtgatccccctcgaaatccagcATCATCCTAGCATTCCCAAAATCGAAGTCATGGACGTTGAAGTTGATGAGTCTGACCtttggacaaccccaatccatgaatacatagccaacaGAACCCTGCCTACAGACAAGGATGAGGCTAGGAAATTGAGATACAAGGCGGCCCA ttgccaaaggttctctaacACAAACAAAAGCCCAGCAgtacccctgaagaccctgacaagcccctggccatttgctgtttggggtatagatctgattggtgaattacccaaaggaaaaggaggggtgaaatatgcagtcgtggctgtagactactttactaaatgggctgagGCTGAACCCCTGacttccatcactgcaaggaagcTGGTAGACTTCGTTTATCGTGCAATCGTCTAtcgatacggggttccctacaagctcatatcagacaatgggaaacagtttgacagcaatgagatgatgaatttctgtgaacaccttggcataaagaaaggcttttccacggtgtgccaccctcagagTAACGGTCAGACAGAAGCCgtcaacaaaattattaagcacaccctgaaagccaaactggaagagaaaaagggatgttGGCCAGAAGAACTTCCTATGGTGTTGTGGTCCTACAATACCACTCCCAGGTCTACCACtggcgaaaccccgttcaccctaacatacggaTGTGAAGCTATGGTTCCCGTGGAAGTTGGAGCAGtatcttttcgaagggataactatgaccctgagaataatgaagtcaatCACAGGCTCTACctagatctgattgaagaagtaagggatacggctcagttgaaactCGCTGCgtatcaacagaggacccgcaagtattttgataagaaa CTtccaaggttttgggcttacagtagcccttcaaggttaaagccCATCGAGGCTTTCAAGGCCGAAGGCCTATCGAGGCTTTCGGGTTTAGAGCCTATCCAGGCTCTCACAGCTTACTTGGTGGAGTTATTTCAGAGCTTACTTGGTGGAATTATTGCAAGGCTTACTTTGAAAAGTTATCTCGCAGCTTATACTTGGAGATTATTCTAA
- the LOC135151487 gene encoding uncharacterized protein LOC135151487 — MKPPEFRGTQDPVEAQSWLKEMEKAFILAVVTDEKKVEYASYFLKGEANYLWESARALEEVVQKAMVIEGESDQNQKEKDSKKRKFVSKGEGSAQGSQSGKNFKKFGFQNQGGPRGFKKSDNRNPKKIQGPSNQNSQQETSECKFCNKKHAGNCNKADIVCFKCNLDGHYSNKCQSPKPSVTCFKCGKTGHMSRSCKAFGTSKLMQLAATPYNQGMTSSVPILQLPSTQVLSLQLLFSIPLFRLKQGHST, encoded by the exons atgaaaccacccgagttccgaggaactcaagaccctgttgaagctcaatcctggcttaaggagatggagaaggctttcataCTAGCTGTTGTAACCGATGAGAAGAAAGTTGAGTATGCCTCTTATTTTCTGAAAGGTGAAGCAAACTATttgtgggagtcagcccgtgctttggAAGAAG tggtccagaaggcaatggtgattgaaggagaaagtgatcagaatcagaaggagaaggacAGCAAGAAAAGGaagtttgtgagtaaaggtgaaggttcggctcaagggagccaaagtgggaagaatttcaagaaatttggatttcagaatcaaggaggtccccgaggtttTAAGAAGAGTGATAATAGGAACCcaaagaagattcaaggaccgagtaaTCAAAATAGTCAACAAGAAacttcagaatgcaagttctgcaacaagaaacacgcGGGAAATTGTAATAAAGCTGATATCGTCTGTTTCAAATGCAACTTGGACGGTCATTATTCGAACAAGTGTCAAAgcccgaagccttctgttacatgtttcaagtgtgggaagaccggtcacatgtcaagaTCTTGTAAAGCTTTTGGAACCAGCAAGTTGATGCagttggcagctaccccttataatcaaggaatgacatcttctgttcCGATTCTGCAGCTACCTTCCACTCAAGTTTTGAGTCTACAACTcttgttttccatccctcttttccggctcaagcaaggacattcaacatga